The following coding sequences are from one Nicotiana tabacum cultivar K326 chromosome 1, ASM71507v2, whole genome shotgun sequence window:
- the LOC142163434 gene encoding uncharacterized protein LOC142163434 → MSVNEYYLKFVSLAKYAPEMVCNMRARVRRFVLGLSDDLFANTNIAAQNNDMTITKMVAFVQGNEDRLKEEKRLQKEKDREFSKRAKSVGNFSHKGSQEGGNRQFFRKSKSGPAPSSASAPVQRSKYNKKNQNFRVANSQSQTSVGYRVLEYPTCNTYGKKYPRVCRLGTNGCFGCGQLGHFSRDCPSAKQNNGGNVAQSTNSAAPHNSQTQQGRGVTKSSNVGSGRNHLYALADRQDTEARGDVVIGMLTIFTFDACALIDPGSTVSYVTPYIAKKFGIEPEKLCEPFEVSTPVGELVIARCIYRGCPVKVHHRLTVADLVELEMVDFDVIMGMDWLESCYAIVGCRTKIVSFEFPGEPVLEWKGDAVTPRGRFISYLNARKMISKGYIYHLVQVKDADAQIPTLKSVPIVNDFPEVFPEDLPGVSPDREIDFGIDLLPGTKPISIPPYRMAPAELKDDDILIYSRSEGDHAEHLKIVLQTIQDHKLYAKFDKCEFWLKSVAFLGHVISGKGLKVDFQKIEAVKNCPRPTSVSNIRGFLGLAGYYRRFVEGFSSISSPLTILTQKKVKF, encoded by the exons ATGAGTGTGAATGAGTACTACCTCAAGTTCGTCTCTCTGGCCAAGTATGCTCCGGAAATGGTATGTAATATGAGGGCCAGAGTTAGGCGGTTTGTGTTGGGGCTTTCAGATGATTTGTTTGCTAATACTAATATAGCTGCTCAGAATAATGACATGACCATCACTAAGATGGTTGCATTTGTTCAAGGGAACGAAGACAGGTTGAAAGAAGAAAAGCGGCTACAGAAAGAGAAAGACAGAGAATTCAGCAAAAGAGCTAAGTCTGTAGGAAATTTTAGCCATAAGGGATCTCAAGAAGGAGGCAATCGCCAGTTCTTCAGGAAATCAAAATCAGGACCCGCTCCATCTTCAGCTAGTGCACCGGTTCAGAGGTCCAAGTATaacaagaaaaaccaaaatttcagAGTGGCAAACTCACAGTCACAGACTAGTGTGGGCTACAGAGTCCTTGAGTACCCTACTTGCAACACATATGGTAAGAAGTATCCAAGGGTGTGTCGTTTGGGCACAAATGGTTGCTTTGGGTGTGGTCAGCTGGGCCACTTCTCGAGGGATTGTCCATCAGCAAAGCAGAACAATGGAGGCAATGTAGCTCAGTCCACTAATTCAGCAGCCCCTCATAACTCTCAGACCCAACAAGGGCGCGGTGTAACAAAGTCTAGTAATGTAGGTAGTGGTCGAAACCACTTGTATGCACTAGCAGACCGTCAGGATACCGAGGCTCGTGGAGATGTTGTCATAGGTATGCTAACAATATTCACTTTTGATGCATGTGCACTTATAGATCCGGGATCCACCGTATCTTATGTAACCCCATATATTGCTAagaaatttgggatagaaccagaaaagTTGTGTGAACCCTTTGAAGTGTCCACTCCAGTTGGAGAATTAGTTATAGCAAGGTGTATCTATAGGGGATGTCCAGTCAAAGTGCATCATCGTCTTACTGTAGCAGACTTGGTAGAATTGGagatggtagacttcgatgtgatcatgggcatggattggttagagTCATGTTATGCCATAGTGGGTTGTAGAACTAAAATAGTAAGTTTTGAATTTCCTGGTGAACCAGTTTTAGAATGGAAGGGTGATGCAGTAACACCtaggggtaggtttatttcctatcttaatgCCAGAAAGATGATCTCCAAGGGATATATTTATCATCTGGTTCAAGTTAAGGATGCAGATGCGCAGATCCCTACTCTCAAGTCAGTACCAATTGTAAATGATTTTCCAGAAGTGTTTCCCGAAGATCTCCCTGGAGTCTCTCCCGATAGagagattgactttggaattgatcTACTTCCAGGCACTAAGCCAATATCTATTCCGCCTTATAGAATGgctccagcagagttgaaaga tgatgacatcttgatttattccCGTAGCGAGGGTGACCATGCAGAACATCTCAAAATTGTGTTGCAGACAATACAGGATCACAAGCTATATGCAAAATTTgataagtgtgaattctggttgaaatcAGTAGCGTTTTTGGGCCATGTCATCTCAGGGAAAGGCCTGAAGGTGGACTTtcagaaaatagaggcagtgaaGAATTGTCCTAGACCCACCTCTGTATCCAATATAAGGGGTTTCTTGGGTCTAGCAGGCTATTATAGGCGTttcgtagagggattttcttctatcTCATCCCCCTTGACTATATTAACTCAGAAGAAAgtcaagttttaa